The Streptomyces sp. RKAG293 genome includes a region encoding these proteins:
- a CDS encoding papain-like cysteine protease family protein — translation MGRFRYGTTASAIALCALGSLATAGGTAHAEAGQDTISMLKQEKTQWCWVASGLTIAKFQGFDSTQTDFCNRAQPYYGCNNQPATLDDMAKGWSSLGMAHTGSGLSSAATFNQVYTDVKAARPIGARIGWTAGGGHMNVVYGFDTSNSTIAVADPWPDTTTYTWWNYNDYVSNSSSKWTHSRIGISR, via the coding sequence ATGGGCAGGTTCAGGTACGGAACCACGGCGTCGGCCATCGCGCTGTGCGCGTTGGGATCGCTCGCGACCGCGGGAGGCACGGCTCACGCGGAAGCGGGCCAGGACACCATCAGCATGCTGAAACAGGAGAAGACCCAGTGGTGCTGGGTCGCCTCTGGACTGACCATCGCCAAGTTCCAGGGCTTCGACTCCACACAGACGGACTTCTGCAACCGGGCCCAGCCCTACTACGGCTGCAACAACCAGCCCGCCACGCTCGACGACATGGCCAAGGGCTGGAGCAGCCTCGGCATGGCCCACACCGGCTCGGGCCTGAGCAGCGCGGCCACCTTCAACCAGGTGTACACCGACGTCAAGGCGGCCCGGCCGATCGGCGCCCGCATCGGGTGGACGGCCGGCGGCGGCCACATGAACGTGGTCTACGGCTTCGACACGTCGAACAGCACCATCGCCGTGGCCGACCCGTGGCCGGACACCACCACCTACACGTGGTGGAACTACAACGACTACGTGAGCAACAGCTCCTCCAAGTGGACTCACTCCCGCATCGGTATCTCCCGCTAA
- a CDS encoding DUF805 domain-containing protein, which translates to MNYYLDVLKQYVNFSGRARRQEYWMYALIHTIIIVVLYTLDLIIGSFPLLYGLYVLATLLPTLGVTVRRLHDTDRSGWFVLLGAIPCVGGIILIVFAATEGTPGDNQYGPNPKAGPGYTDGPPFTPAPGQY; encoded by the coding sequence ATGAACTATTACCTCGACGTGCTCAAGCAGTACGTGAACTTCAGCGGACGGGCGCGGCGCCAGGAATACTGGATGTACGCCCTGATCCACACCATCATCATCGTCGTGCTGTATACGCTGGACCTGATCATCGGCAGCTTCCCGCTGCTCTACGGTCTTTACGTCCTCGCCACCTTGCTGCCGACCCTGGGCGTGACCGTGCGCCGCCTGCATGACACGGACCGGTCGGGATGGTTCGTCCTCCTCGGGGCGATCCCGTGCGTCGGCGGCATCATCCTCATCGTGTTCGCGGCCACCGAAGGCACGCCGGGTGACAACCAGTACGGCCCGAACCCGAAGGCCGGTCCCGGCTACACGGACGGCCCCCCGTTCACCCCGGCCCCCGGCCAGTACTGA
- a CDS encoding DUF6193 family natural product biosynthesis protein produces the protein MNERSGEVSSELYPELAVPGGLREALGREAARRGCGGEPLDRVEGFDAAVAACCARGQARFAVYATNIDEREFRIEISGPSGWLWGAFGSTEDLAVVAAILHAWRDGASIAQLRREWTLLAATPLDAAPPGRVVSTAWRLTLERSPVIRLGNAELAEALYAQPALRRFFPWPSHGHFSLLSSTADPFHEEVPRVNPAGDGLWNVVTPWSPQTPERVLGSRLSAREAAALVAANVPAGSGPAIEGGWPAGGRMA, from the coding sequence ATGAACGAACGTTCCGGTGAGGTGTCGAGCGAGCTCTATCCGGAGTTGGCTGTCCCAGGCGGTTTGAGAGAGGCGTTGGGTCGCGAGGCGGCTCGCCGCGGGTGTGGTGGCGAGCCGCTGGATCGTGTTGAGGGGTTCGATGCCGCGGTCGCGGCTTGCTGCGCGCGTGGGCAGGCACGGTTCGCTGTCTATGCGACCAACATCGACGAACGCGAGTTCCGCATCGAGATCTCCGGGCCCTCCGGCTGGCTGTGGGGTGCTTTCGGCAGCACCGAGGACCTCGCGGTGGTTGCCGCGATTCTGCATGCCTGGCGTGATGGCGCGTCCATCGCTCAATTGCGACGCGAGTGGACGTTGCTCGCGGCGACCCCGCTGGACGCGGCACCACCGGGAAGGGTGGTGTCGACCGCTTGGCGGCTGACTCTGGAACGCTCGCCGGTGATCAGACTGGGTAACGCCGAACTGGCCGAGGCCCTGTATGCGCAGCCGGCCCTGCGCAGGTTCTTCCCCTGGCCGTCGCACGGCCATTTCAGCCTGCTCAGCAGTACCGCGGACCCGTTCCACGAGGAGGTACCGCGCGTGAATCCGGCTGGGGATGGGCTGTGGAACGTGGTCACGCCGTGGTCACCGCAGACACCGGAACGGGTGCTCGGTAGCCGCCTCAGCGCTCGCGAGGCCGCGGCACTGGTGGCCGCGAATGTCCCTGCGGGCAGTGGCCCGGCCATCGAGGGAGGGTGGCCGGCCGGCGGCCGTATGGCCTGA